From the Anguilla anguilla isolate fAngAng1 chromosome 8, fAngAng1.pri, whole genome shotgun sequence genome, one window contains:
- the LOC118234660 gene encoding class I histocompatibility antigen, F10 alpha chain-like isoform X3: protein MIFLTLFCIFATVNSEIHDLHYIYTALSKPISQPGVYQFTAMGILNDRPIDFYNSEGKVKKPLQTWMKEHNEKDYWEKGTQSRRSKEQWFDVNIKILMERMHQNKSDPDVHILQWMHGCQVEKTTDGKLKFHNGFDQYGYDGKDFLAFDSENMAWVAPVRAAESTKQKWDNVPILSQYTKGYLQTDCVHWLEKFLKYQELDFKTFSPPEVHLFSKKSTSPDYRTLVCLATGFYPKDVAVNILKDGVPLTELDRVASSGVRPNGERKETYQLRKWLEIKASDTSKYSCRIHHRTLPSPIEKSWDGKCRNCDGDNTGTIVGGVVVLLIVLVAVLVGLYFLRKRKKAAQAPANQTLTGATI, encoded by the exons ATGATTTTCCTAAcgctgttctgtatttttgccaCTGTTAATAGCG AGATTCACGAtcttcattacatttacaccGCCCTTTCGAAGCCCATCAGTCAACCAGGAGTCTATCAGTTCACTGCTATGGGAATTCTGAACGACAGGCCGATTGACTTCTACAACAGCGAAGGCAAGGTCAAGAAGCCGTTGCAAACATGGATGAAAGAACATAACGAGAAAGACTACTGGGAGAAAGGCACACAGTCCCGCAGGAGCAAGGAACAGTGGTTTGATGTCAACATCAAAATCCTGATGGAACGCATGCACCAGAACAAATCAG ATCCAGATGTCCATATTCTACAGTGGATGCATGGCTGCCAGGTGGAAAAGACAACTGATGGCAAGCTGAAGTTTCATAATGGTTTTGACCAGTACGGCTATGATGGCAAGGACTTCCTGGCCTTCGACAGTGAGAACATGGCGTGGGTGGCCCCTGTCCGCGCAGCTGAATCCACCAAGCAGAAATGGGACAACGTGCCTATCCTCAGCCAGTACACCAAGGGTTACCTACAGACGGACTGTGTGCACTGGCTGGAGAAATTTCTGAAGTACCAAGAGCTAGATTTCAAAACTTTCT CTCCTCCTGAGGTACATCTTTTTTCAAAGAAGTCCACCAGCCCTGACTACCGCACCCTGGTGTGTTTGGCCACCGGATTCTACCCCAAAGATGTGGCGGTAAACATCCTGAAGGACGGTGTGCCATTGACCGAATTGGACAGGGTCGCCTCTTCGGGGGTGAGACCCAATGGAGAGCGTAAGGAGACGTACCAGCTGAGGAAGTGGCTGGAGATCAAGGCATCAGACACCTCAAAGTACAGTTGCAGAATCCACCACCGAACCCTGCCGAGTCCGATCGAAAAATCCTGGG ATGGAAAGTGCCGTAACTGTGACGGTGACAACACAGGCACCATTGTTGGTGGCGTTGTTGTTTTGCTCATCGTCTTGGTGGCGGTGCTTGTGGGCCTGTACTTTCTGCgcaagagaaagaaag CTGCCCAAGCTCCTGCGAACCAAACTCTGACTG GAGCCACAATCTGA
- the LOC118234660 gene encoding class I histocompatibility antigen, F10 alpha chain-like isoform X2, with amino-acid sequence MIFLTLFCIFATVNSEIHDLHYIYTALSKPISQPGVYQFTAMGILNDRPIDFYNSEGKVKKPLQTWMKEHNEKDYWEKGTQSRRSKEQWFDVNIKILMERMHQNKSDVHILQWMHGCQVEKTTDGKLKFHNGFDQYGYDGKDFLAFDSENMAWVAPVRAAESTKQKWDNVPILSQYTKGYLQTDCVHWLEKFLKYQELDFKTFSPPEVHLFSKKSTSPDYRTLVCLATGFYPKDVAVNILKDGVPLTELDRVASSGVRPNGERKETYQLRKWLEIKASDTSKYSCRIHHRTLPSPIEKSWDGKCRNCDGDNTGTIVGGVVVLLIVLVAVLVGLYFLRKRKKAAQAPVNGLNQPLCPLAMNVESFLLYCRC; translated from the exons ATGATTTTCCTAAcgctgttctgtatttttgccaCTGTTAATAGCG AGATTCACGAtcttcattacatttacaccGCCCTTTCGAAGCCCATCAGTCAACCAGGAGTCTATCAGTTCACTGCTATGGGAATTCTGAACGACAGGCCGATTGACTTCTACAACAGCGAAGGCAAGGTCAAGAAGCCGTTGCAAACATGGATGAAAGAACATAACGAGAAAGACTACTGGGAGAAAGGCACACAGTCCCGCAGGAGCAAGGAACAGTGGTTTGATGTCAACATCAAAATCCTGATGGAACGCATGCACCAGAACAAATCAG ATGTCCATATTCTACAGTGGATGCATGGCTGCCAGGTGGAAAAGACAACTGATGGCAAGCTGAAGTTTCATAATGGTTTTGACCAGTACGGCTATGATGGCAAGGACTTCCTGGCCTTCGACAGTGAGAACATGGCGTGGGTGGCCCCTGTCCGCGCAGCTGAATCCACCAAGCAGAAATGGGACAACGTGCCTATCCTCAGCCAGTACACCAAGGGTTACCTACAGACGGACTGTGTGCACTGGCTGGAGAAATTTCTGAAGTACCAAGAGCTAGATTTCAAAACTTTCT CTCCTCCTGAGGTACATCTTTTTTCAAAGAAGTCCACCAGCCCTGACTACCGCACCCTGGTGTGTTTGGCCACCGGATTCTACCCCAAAGATGTGGCGGTAAACATCCTGAAGGACGGTGTGCCATTGACCGAATTGGACAGGGTCGCCTCTTCGGGGGTGAGACCCAATGGAGAGCGTAAGGAGACGTACCAGCTGAGGAAGTGGCTGGAGATCAAGGCATCAGACACCTCAAAGTACAGTTGCAGAATCCACCACCGAACCCTGCCGAGTCCGATCGAAAAATCCTGGG ATGGAAAGTGCCGTAACTGTGACGGTGACAACACAGGCACCATTGTTGGTGGCGTTGTTGTTTTGCTCATCGTCTTGGTGGCGGTGCTTGTGGGCCTGTACTTTCTGCgcaagagaaagaaag
- the LOC118234660 gene encoding class I histocompatibility antigen, F10 alpha chain-like isoform X4 — protein sequence MIFLTLFCIFATVNSEIHDLHYIYTALSKPISQPGVYQFTAMGILNDRPIDFYNSEGKVKKPLQTWMKEHNEKDYWEKGTQSRRSKEQWFDVNIKILMERMHQNKSDPDVHILQWMHGCQVEKTTDGKLKFHNGFDQYGYDGKDFLAFDSENMAWVAPVRAAESTKQKWDNVPILSQYTKGYLQTDCVHWLEKFLKYQELDFKTFSPPEVHLFSKKSTSPDYRTLVCLATGFYPKDVAVNILKDGVPLTELDRVASSGVRPNGERKETYQLRKWLEIKASDTSKYSCRIHHRTLPSPIEKSWDGKCRNCDGDNTGTIVGGVVVLLIVLVAVLVGLYFLRKRKKGATI from the exons ATGATTTTCCTAAcgctgttctgtatttttgccaCTGTTAATAGCG AGATTCACGAtcttcattacatttacaccGCCCTTTCGAAGCCCATCAGTCAACCAGGAGTCTATCAGTTCACTGCTATGGGAATTCTGAACGACAGGCCGATTGACTTCTACAACAGCGAAGGCAAGGTCAAGAAGCCGTTGCAAACATGGATGAAAGAACATAACGAGAAAGACTACTGGGAGAAAGGCACACAGTCCCGCAGGAGCAAGGAACAGTGGTTTGATGTCAACATCAAAATCCTGATGGAACGCATGCACCAGAACAAATCAG ATCCAGATGTCCATATTCTACAGTGGATGCATGGCTGCCAGGTGGAAAAGACAACTGATGGCAAGCTGAAGTTTCATAATGGTTTTGACCAGTACGGCTATGATGGCAAGGACTTCCTGGCCTTCGACAGTGAGAACATGGCGTGGGTGGCCCCTGTCCGCGCAGCTGAATCCACCAAGCAGAAATGGGACAACGTGCCTATCCTCAGCCAGTACACCAAGGGTTACCTACAGACGGACTGTGTGCACTGGCTGGAGAAATTTCTGAAGTACCAAGAGCTAGATTTCAAAACTTTCT CTCCTCCTGAGGTACATCTTTTTTCAAAGAAGTCCACCAGCCCTGACTACCGCACCCTGGTGTGTTTGGCCACCGGATTCTACCCCAAAGATGTGGCGGTAAACATCCTGAAGGACGGTGTGCCATTGACCGAATTGGACAGGGTCGCCTCTTCGGGGGTGAGACCCAATGGAGAGCGTAAGGAGACGTACCAGCTGAGGAAGTGGCTGGAGATCAAGGCATCAGACACCTCAAAGTACAGTTGCAGAATCCACCACCGAACCCTGCCGAGTCCGATCGAAAAATCCTGGG ATGGAAAGTGCCGTAACTGTGACGGTGACAACACAGGCACCATTGTTGGTGGCGTTGTTGTTTTGCTCATCGTCTTGGTGGCGGTGCTTGTGGGCCTGTACTTTCTGCgcaagagaaagaaag GAGCCACAATCTGA
- the LOC118234660 gene encoding class I histocompatibility antigen, F10 alpha chain-like isoform X1: protein MIFLTLFCIFATVNSEIHDLHYIYTALSKPISQPGVYQFTAMGILNDRPIDFYNSEGKVKKPLQTWMKEHNEKDYWEKGTQSRRSKEQWFDVNIKILMERMHQNKSDPDVHILQWMHGCQVEKTTDGKLKFHNGFDQYGYDGKDFLAFDSENMAWVAPVRAAESTKQKWDNVPILSQYTKGYLQTDCVHWLEKFLKYQELDFKTFSPPEVHLFSKKSTSPDYRTLVCLATGFYPKDVAVNILKDGVPLTELDRVASSGVRPNGERKETYQLRKWLEIKASDTSKYSCRIHHRTLPSPIEKSWDGKCRNCDGDNTGTIVGGVVVLLIVLVAVLVGLYFLRKRKKAAQAPVNGLNQPLCPLAMNVESFLLYCRC, encoded by the exons ATGATTTTCCTAAcgctgttctgtatttttgccaCTGTTAATAGCG AGATTCACGAtcttcattacatttacaccGCCCTTTCGAAGCCCATCAGTCAACCAGGAGTCTATCAGTTCACTGCTATGGGAATTCTGAACGACAGGCCGATTGACTTCTACAACAGCGAAGGCAAGGTCAAGAAGCCGTTGCAAACATGGATGAAAGAACATAACGAGAAAGACTACTGGGAGAAAGGCACACAGTCCCGCAGGAGCAAGGAACAGTGGTTTGATGTCAACATCAAAATCCTGATGGAACGCATGCACCAGAACAAATCAG ATCCAGATGTCCATATTCTACAGTGGATGCATGGCTGCCAGGTGGAAAAGACAACTGATGGCAAGCTGAAGTTTCATAATGGTTTTGACCAGTACGGCTATGATGGCAAGGACTTCCTGGCCTTCGACAGTGAGAACATGGCGTGGGTGGCCCCTGTCCGCGCAGCTGAATCCACCAAGCAGAAATGGGACAACGTGCCTATCCTCAGCCAGTACACCAAGGGTTACCTACAGACGGACTGTGTGCACTGGCTGGAGAAATTTCTGAAGTACCAAGAGCTAGATTTCAAAACTTTCT CTCCTCCTGAGGTACATCTTTTTTCAAAGAAGTCCACCAGCCCTGACTACCGCACCCTGGTGTGTTTGGCCACCGGATTCTACCCCAAAGATGTGGCGGTAAACATCCTGAAGGACGGTGTGCCATTGACCGAATTGGACAGGGTCGCCTCTTCGGGGGTGAGACCCAATGGAGAGCGTAAGGAGACGTACCAGCTGAGGAAGTGGCTGGAGATCAAGGCATCAGACACCTCAAAGTACAGTTGCAGAATCCACCACCGAACCCTGCCGAGTCCGATCGAAAAATCCTGGG ATGGAAAGTGCCGTAACTGTGACGGTGACAACACAGGCACCATTGTTGGTGGCGTTGTTGTTTTGCTCATCGTCTTGGTGGCGGTGCTTGTGGGCCTGTACTTTCTGCgcaagagaaagaaag